GCCCGCTTATGTTTTCATTTGCCTGGCTGTACCGGACCGTCTTCACGTTGACGGACGTTTCTATCTCCTTCAAAAAAGATTCTTTGATTTCGTGGGGCGCAATGATGAATTTCAGTTTCCCGGCATTTTCGTTGATGTGGGGCGCCAGCAATTCCATGTCCTTGGGCCAGCAACTGCCCACCACTATGGTTTGGCCGTTGGACTTAAATTCCCTGGCAATGGGTATTTCCCTTACCTTTTGTATGGCTTCGTTTACCCGGTCGAAGCGGGTGTCCCCGGCAATGGTAACGTGTGCAATGCCTATGGATTTTAGCAATTGCCCCGACTTTTCATTTTGGACAAAGAAATGGTCGAATTTCCTGAGGGTGGACCGAAACCATCCGCCATAGCCTTTAAAAAACACCTGGCCTTCGCGGAAGATGGACGATACGGAAAGCAGGGGGATGTTTTTTTTGTGCAGCGCCAGCGCGTAGTTGTGCCAAAATTCATACTTGATAAAGAAGGCGATTTTTGGACGGGTGATTTCGACAAACCTCGTGGCGTTGGAGGCTGTGTCCCAGGGAAGGTAAAAGATATAGTCAGCTTGTGGGTAATCTTTCCTTACCTCATAACCGGAAGGGGAGAAAAAGGTAAGCAGGATTTTATAGGCCGGGAAGGCTTCCCTGAACTGCCTGATAACGGGCCGGCCTTGTTCAAACTCCCCCAGGGAGGCGCAGTGTACCCAGGCCACAGGCGCTTGCTCCCCATGGAAAGCGCTTTTTAGCCTTGAAAATATTTTCTTTCGCCCGTTTACAAATGCCTTTGATTTGGCATTAAACAGCGCGGCCATATGGGCAAGCCCAGCAACAAAATGAATTCCCGTTGAATACAACAATAACAATAATTTGAGGGCAAATATAGTCGTAAATGGCGGAGCATCCCGAAATTGGACTGAATGGATATTGTTATTCGTTATTTTAGTATTTTTATAAAATTGAAATAAAAAGACCAACCATGAAAAGACTACGTACCTTACTGTTGATACTGCTTCCCCTCCTGTTTGTGTTCCAGGCAAATGCCCAGGATGATATTGATAAATTCCTTGGTGAAAGCGTGGAAGACGGGGAGAAACTTATTGGGGCTTACATATCCCCTGCCATCAAGGCGTTCAGCCTGGGGATGAACCAGGGATGGTACAATACCGCCAAGCCCCATAAAGTGGCGGGCGTGGACTTAACGTTCACCGGCAGCCTGATGAAGGTACCTTCCTCCGACCAATTGTTTGATGCCAATAAACTGGGATTGACAAAAATCGTATTGGTGGACGAACTGAACGGGCGCCTTAAGAGCGATGGCAATATCCCCACCATACTGGGCCCCGACACCCCTCCCACATTTTCGCCCAATGACCCCCTTTCCATTGGCAACACCACCGATGACTTTCAAGGCCCCGGGGGCCTGGAACTGGGATCGGATGTAAAATTTTTAAAAAACAAGATGCCAGCGGCCATGCTGCAGTTGGGTTTTGGGCTGCCCAAGGGAACGGACATCAAACTTAGGCTGGTGCCAAAAGTGGGCGTGGGCGATGGCGAATTCAACCTGTTTGGGATAGGCGTGATGCACGACATAAAACAATACATCCCCGGGATCAAAAACCTTCCTTTCGACTTGTCCGCACTGATTGGCTACACCAAAATGAAGTTGGACGTGCAGTTGGATGCCACGGCAAACCCTGACCAAAGAGGGCTTTTTGAAGTGAAGTCCACCACCATTCAGGGATTGGCTTCCAAGAAGTTTTCAGTGGTGACCTTCTATGGAGGGCTGGGCTACAATATCGCCAAGTCCAGTTTGGCCATGCAAGGAACGTATGATATCGGGGGGACAATGGTGAAGGATCCTCTGGATTTAAGTTTTGCCGCTTCAGGTGTGCGGGCCACGGCCGGCATGCGGTTGAAACTGGCCGTCTTCACCTTCCATGCAGACTATACGCTGCAAAAATACAATGCCTTCACCGCAGGGTTCGGCATCAATGTAAGGTAAGGCCTTATTATCGAATTGAGGGGCGGCCTTTTATCGGGTTGCCCCTTTTTATTTGCCTTTAAAAACCGGTGCCCTTTTTTCCACAAAGGCCTTCATGCCCTCTTTTTGGTCTTCGGAGGCAAAGGTCATGTAGAAATTTTTCCGCTCAAAGGCCAGCCCCTCGTCCAGTTGTGTTTCAAAAGAACGGTTGATGGCCTCTTTGCCCAATTGCACCGCTATCGGGGACATTTGGGCAATTTCCCTGGCGAGTTGGAACGCCTCCTGTAGGTACATTTCCACGGGGACCACTTTGTTGACAAGGCCGTAAAAATGGGCCTCTTCTGCCGTGATGAACCTACCGGTCAAAATCAATTCCATGGCCTTGGCTTTGCCCACGGCCTTCGTCAGGCGTTGGGTGCCGCCTGCCCCGGGGATGACGCCCAATTTTATCTCGGGCTGGCCAAACCTGGCGGTTTCAGAGGCGATGATCATGTCGCAGGTCATGGCCAGTTCACACCCGCCCCCCAATGCAAAACCTGAAACGGCCGCTATAATCGGTTTTTTGGTTTTTCTGATTTGGTCCCATGTGCTGAACTGGTCCAACAGCAACATATCGATGGCACTCTTATCGGCCATTTGCTTGATGTCGGCCCCGGCCGCAAAAGCTTTTTCGTTTCCGGTAACAATGATGGCCTTTACATTGTCGTTTTTGTCAAGTTCCAACAACGCATCGCGCATTTCGCGCATCAGCTGTGGGTTCAAGGCATTTAATTCCTTTGGCCGGTTCAATTCAATGAGCGCAACGCCCGGTTCTTTCTGTTCGGTGACTTTAATAAACTCCATGGTCAACATCCGTTAATGGGATTCAAAACTAAGGAATAAAAAGAAAAGCCCCCGTGTTTGGGGGCCCTTCAACCAAAAGGCGAAAAATAAATGCTATACGGCAATGAATACCTGTGCCATGGGTTTGGTAACAAGGGGCAACCCCTTAATTTGCCCTTAAAATGTATTGAAATGAAGGTTTTGTTTGTTTGCCTAGGCAATATTTGCCGGTCCCCCCTGGCGGAAGGGATACTGAAGTACAAGCTGGACGTATTGGGCCTGGGCGAAAAAGCGTTTGTGGATTCGTGTGGCACGTCCAACTACCATATTGGCGATTTGCCCGATGCCAGGACCAGGCGGAACGCGGAAAAAAACGGTGTGGCGCTCGACCACCGGGGAAGGCAACTCCAAAAAGAGGATGTGGCCCGCTTTGATTTCATCCTGGCCATGGACCGGTCCAATTACGACAACATTCTTGGGCTTGCCCAAAATGCAAGCCTGGCCGGTAAAGTCATGTTGCTCAGGAAGTTTGACCCCCTGCAGGGCGAAGAAGTGCCCGACCCCTACTATGGTGGGGAAGAGGGCTTTCAGGAAGTTTTTGATATTCTTGAGCGGTCCATAGATGGGTTTATTGACCATGTACGGTCCAAAGGCCTGCTATGATCGGGTCAGCACTTGCAAAGTGGACCTCGAGGTTTGTTCCAGCACTATGTTTTTCAGCCCTTTGTATTTGTTGAAACTTTCCGTGTCGTAGTTTTTGATGGTTACCAGGGTGAGCCCGGTATTGTAGTACACTTCAAAGGTTTTTCCCAGCTCGGCTATCAATGCCATTACTTTCGCTTCTTTAAAGTCAAGGCAAAAAGAGAAAGATATGGCGGAGCTTTGGATCAGGTTTACCTTTAACCGGTGGGCAGAGAGCGCATTGAATATGATGCCCAGTTGCGATTCGTTGATAAACGTATAATCGGTAACCTGGCAGGAGACCAGGCATTGGTCGTCTTTGAAGATGATCAAGGGCGGGAGACCGTTTACTTTGCACTCATGGATTTTTGTGCCGGGCAGGTGGATGTCGTCAAAGTTTTTTACATAAAGTGGGATGTTGTGGTTGGCCAGCGGCTTGATGGTTTTGGGATGGATGACCGTGGCGCCATAGTAGGTCATTTCAGCCGCTTCTTTAAACGGCAGTTCTTCGAACGTTACGGCCGCGGGAAGCCTTTTGGGGTCCGCGTTCATCACCCCGGGTACATCCTTCCAGATGGTAACGGACATAGCCTGAAGGCAGGAGGCAAAGATGGCGGCACTGTAGTCCGAGCCCTCCCTGCCCAGGGTGGTGACAGGCCCATTTTTGGCCGAGCCGATAAACCCCTGTGTGACCACGATATTTTTGTCCAGCAATGGACGAAGGGATTGCACCTGCTCACCGGTGAGGCCCCAGTCCACTTTTGCTTCGCGAAACGAATCGTCCGTAATAATATATTTCCTGGCATCCACCCACAAAGCGGGAAGCCCCGTTTTTTGGAGGTAGGAGGCCACCACGCGTGTGGCCATTATTTCGCCCTGGGAAACGACCTGGTCATACCATTCATCGGCATTCGAAGGCGGGTGGCCTAGCAGCCCTTCAAGATGGGCCCTTACCGAAGCCAATTCGACCATTAGGGCGTGGCCGTGCCCAAAAAGGGCTTCAACGGCCTGCATGTGGTACCCCATGATTTCGTCCAGGCCTTTTTCACGGGCCTGCCCGGTAAGGCCGGTCAACCTTTCCAGCGCATTGGTGGTTTTGCCCATGGCCGACACCACCACCAGCAGGGGCTGGTCGGGGAAAGACCTGATGATGGCCGCTGCTTTTTTAATGGCTTCCGCATTTTTTACGGAAGCGCCCCCAAATTTGAATACCCTCATCTTTTAAAACCGATTTCGAAATAACAGTCCTATATTTACGGTAAACCTGTTCGGTCGCGAATTTAGGTTCTAAAATGGGCAGTACTAAGAAATACACACATTTAATGGAAGCTTCCAGGATAGCACAGTCGATTGGGTTTACTTTGGACCGGTTTATTAAAAACAACCAGGACCATTTTCAATATGCCAGTGGGGAGCTTTCACAACTGCTGCGCGATATTGCCCTGGCCTCCAAGGTGGTGAACCGGGAGGTAAACAAGGCCGGGCTCATTGACATCATGGGGCCGCTGGGCTCTCAAAACATGGCCGGTGACGACCAGCAGAAACTCGATGTGCTGGCCAACATCCGTTTTACCAGGGCCCTCAAAAAAGGGGGGGAAGTATGCGCCCTGGTTTCGGAGGAATCAGAGTCTTATGAGGACCTCAACAACAATGGCAAATATGTCATAGCCATTGACCCATTGGACGGGTCGTCCAATATAGATGTAAACGTGTCCATAGGCACGATCTTTTCCATATACAGGCGCATAAGCAAAGTGGGCGGGCCTATCCAACAGGCGGATATTTTGCAAAAAGGGTCCCAGCAGGTGGCGGCAGGGTATATTTTGTACGGTTCATCCACGATGATGGTGTATACTACAGGCCATGGGGTAAACGGTTTTACCTTTGAGCAATCATTGGGAGAGTTTTTCCTTTCCCACCCGGATATGCAAATGCCGGAAGACGGGAAGATATACTCCATCAACGAAGGCCAGGCCAACTCTTTCCCTGATCCGGTGAAAAAGTACGTTCAGGATTGCAAGGACAAAAAAATGACAGCACGGTACATTGGGTCTTTGGTGGCCGACTTCCACCGGAACCTTTTAAAGGGGGGCATTTACATTTACCCCTCCACCGCCAAGGACCCCAACGGTAAGCTCCGGTTGATGTACGAGTGCAATGCCCTGGCGTATATTGCCGAGCAGGCCGGTGGCCGGGCCACCGATGGCAACATGAGGATATTGGACATTGTGCCCACCACCCTGCACCAGCGCACGCCTTTCTTTGTGGGATCAAAAAAAATGGTGGAGCGGGCCCAGTCGTTCTAACCTTCCTGATCGGGTTTTTTAGAGGGTTTTTCTTTTTTTTCAGCGAGGATTTCCGGAGCGTGCTTTAAAATGACAGCGTACCA
The nucleotide sequence above comes from Flammeovirgaceae bacterium. Encoded proteins:
- a CDS encoding 3-deoxy-D-manno-octulosonic acid transferase; this translates as MAALFNAKSKAFVNGRKKIFSRLKSAFHGEQAPVAWVHCASLGEFEQGRPVIRQFREAFPAYKILLTFFSPSGYEVRKDYPQADYIFYLPWDTASNATRFVEITRPKIAFFIKYEFWHNYALALHKKNIPLLSVSSIFREGQVFFKGYGGWFRSTLRKFDHFFVQNEKSGQLLKSIGIAHVTIAGDTRFDRVNEAIQKVREIPIAREFKSNGQTIVVGSCWPKDMELLAPHINENAGKLKFIIAPHEIKESFLKEIETSVNVKTVRYSQANENISGHHVLLIDNVGMLSSLYQYGEFAYVGGGFGKGLHNILEAACFGIPVFFGNKNYKKFQEATDLIMRGGAFDVNDYADFKKKYESLANNPKNYQVASEVTRSYIAENIGATQKVIDHCHTLLANL
- a CDS encoding enoyl-CoA hydratase/isomerase family protein, which gives rise to MEFIKVTEQKEPGVALIELNRPKELNALNPQLMREMRDALLELDKNDNVKAIIVTGNEKAFAAGADIKQMADKSAIDMLLLDQFSTWDQIRKTKKPIIAAVSGFALGGGCELAMTCDMIIASETARFGQPEIKLGVIPGAGGTQRLTKAVGKAKAMELILTGRFITAEEAHFYGLVNKVVPVEMYLQEAFQLAREIAQMSPIAVQLGKEAINRSFETQLDEGLAFERKNFYMTFASEDQKEGMKAFVEKRAPVFKGK
- a CDS encoding low molecular weight phosphotyrosine protein phosphatase gives rise to the protein MKVLFVCLGNICRSPLAEGILKYKLDVLGLGEKAFVDSCGTSNYHIGDLPDARTRRNAEKNGVALDHRGRQLQKEDVARFDFILAMDRSNYDNILGLAQNASLAGKVMLLRKFDPLQGEEVPDPYYGGEEGFQEVFDILERSIDGFIDHVRSKGLL
- the fbp gene encoding class 1 fructose-bisphosphatase, whose translation is MEASRIAQSIGFTLDRFIKNNQDHFQYASGELSQLLRDIALASKVVNREVNKAGLIDIMGPLGSQNMAGDDQQKLDVLANIRFTRALKKGGEVCALVSEESESYEDLNNNGKYVIAIDPLDGSSNIDVNVSIGTIFSIYRRISKVGGPIQQADILQKGSQQVAAGYILYGSSTMMVYTTGHGVNGFTFEQSLGEFFLSHPDMQMPEDGKIYSINEGQANSFPDPVKKYVQDCKDKKMTARYIGSLVADFHRNLLKGGIYIYPSTAKDPNGKLRLMYECNALAYIAEQAGGRATDGNMRILDIVPTTLHQRTPFFVGSKKMVERAQSF
- a CDS encoding aspartate kinase; translation: MRVFKFGGASVKNAEAIKKAAAIIRSFPDQPLLVVVSAMGKTTNALERLTGLTGQAREKGLDEIMGYHMQAVEALFGHGHALMVELASVRAHLEGLLGHPPSNADEWYDQVVSQGEIMATRVVASYLQKTGLPALWVDARKYIITDDSFREAKVDWGLTGEQVQSLRPLLDKNIVVTQGFIGSAKNGPVTTLGREGSDYSAAIFASCLQAMSVTIWKDVPGVMNADPKRLPAAVTFEELPFKEAAEMTYYGATVIHPKTIKPLANHNIPLYVKNFDDIHLPGTKIHECKVNGLPPLIIFKDDQCLVSCQVTDYTFINESQLGIIFNALSAHRLKVNLIQSSAISFSFCLDFKEAKVMALIAELGKTFEVYYNTGLTLVTIKNYDTESFNKYKGLKNIVLEQTSRSTLQVLTRS